The proteins below come from a single Streptomyces sp. B3I8 genomic window:
- a CDS encoding NAD+ synthase translates to MPQLRLALNQIDSTVGDLSGNVEAVLRRARDCAEQGAHLVAFPEMVLTGYPVEDLALRSSFVEASRAAVRELAARLAAEGLGELPVLVGYLDRSESAQPKYGQPAGTPRNAAAVLYRGEIALRFAKHHLPNYGVFDEFRYFVPGDTMPVLRLHGVDIALAICEDLWQDGGRVPAARSAKAGLLLSVNASPYERDKDDTRLELVRKRAREAGCTTAYLAMMGGQDELVFDGDTIVVDPEGEVVSRAPQFQECGVLLDLDLPGFAADAPADGEVLDDGLRVERLVVSEEPLPAYEPELTGGYADRLEDVEEIYSALVVGLRAYVRKNGFRSVLIGLSGGIDSALVAAIACDAVGPENVYGVSMPSKYSSEHSRGDAAELARRTGLNLRTVSIAPMFDAYMSATELTGLAEENLQSRLRGTLLMAISNQEGHIVLAPGNKSELAVGYSTLYGDSVGAYGPIKDVYKTTVFELARWRNRSAEQRGETPPIPENSISKPPSAELRPGQVDTDSLPDYPVLDAILDRYVDRDQGADEIVAAGFERELVVKTLRMVDTAEYKRRQYPPGTKISAKGFGKDRRLPITNAWRERG, encoded by the coding sequence GTGCCTCAACTACGTCTCGCTCTGAATCAGATCGACTCGACCGTCGGTGACCTCTCCGGGAACGTGGAGGCCGTCCTTCGCAGGGCCCGGGACTGCGCCGAGCAGGGAGCGCACCTCGTGGCGTTCCCGGAGATGGTGCTCACCGGGTATCCCGTGGAGGATCTCGCCCTGCGTTCCTCCTTCGTCGAGGCCAGCCGTGCCGCCGTGCGCGAGCTGGCCGCCCGGCTGGCCGCGGAGGGACTGGGCGAACTGCCCGTCCTCGTCGGCTACCTCGACCGTTCCGAGTCCGCGCAGCCCAAGTACGGCCAGCCGGCCGGTACCCCGCGCAACGCCGCCGCCGTGCTGTACCGCGGTGAGATCGCGCTCCGCTTCGCCAAGCACCACCTGCCGAACTACGGCGTCTTCGACGAGTTCCGCTACTTCGTGCCCGGCGACACCATGCCGGTCCTGCGGCTGCACGGCGTGGACATCGCCCTCGCCATCTGCGAGGACCTGTGGCAGGACGGCGGCCGGGTGCCCGCCGCCCGCTCCGCGAAGGCCGGGCTGCTGCTCTCCGTCAACGCCTCGCCGTACGAGCGCGACAAGGACGACACCCGGCTCGAACTGGTGCGCAAGCGCGCCCGGGAGGCCGGCTGCACCACCGCGTATCTGGCGATGATGGGCGGCCAGGACGAACTCGTCTTCGACGGTGACACCATCGTCGTCGACCCGGAGGGCGAGGTCGTCTCGCGGGCGCCGCAGTTCCAGGAGTGCGGGGTGCTGCTCGACCTCGACCTGCCCGGCTTCGCGGCGGACGCGCCGGCCGACGGGGAGGTCCTCGACGACGGGCTGCGCGTCGAGCGCCTGGTCGTCTCCGAGGAGCCTCTCCCCGCCTACGAGCCCGAGCTGACCGGCGGGTACGCGGACCGGCTGGAGGACGTCGAGGAGATCTACTCCGCGCTCGTCGTCGGCCTGCGCGCGTACGTGCGGAAGAACGGTTTCCGCTCGGTGCTGATCGGCCTGTCCGGCGGCATCGACTCCGCCCTGGTCGCCGCGATCGCCTGCGACGCGGTGGGCCCGGAGAACGTGTACGGCGTCTCCATGCCGTCGAAGTACTCCTCCGAGCACTCCCGGGGCGACGCGGCGGAGCTGGCCCGGCGTACGGGGCTCAACCTCCGTACGGTCTCGATCGCGCCGATGTTCGACGCCTACATGTCGGCCACGGAGCTGACCGGGCTCGCCGAGGAGAACCTCCAGTCGCGGCTGCGCGGCACGCTGCTCATGGCGATCTCCAACCAGGAGGGTCACATCGTGCTGGCCCCGGGCAACAAGTCCGAGCTGGCGGTGGGGTACTCGACGCTGTACGGGGACTCGGTGGGCGCGTACGGGCCGATCAAGGACGTGTACAAGACGACGGTCTTCGAGCTGGCGCGCTGGCGGAACCGGTCGGCGGAGCAGCGGGGCGAGACACCGCCGATCCCCGAGAACTCGATCTCCAAGCCGCCGAGCGCGGAACTACGGCCGGGGCAGGTCGACACGGACTCGCTGCCGGACTATCCCGTCCTGGACGCGATCCTCGACCGGTACGTCGACCGCGACCAGGGCGCCGACGAGATCGTCGCGGCCGGGTTCGAGCGGGAGCTGGTCGTCAAGACGCTGCGGATGGTCGACACCGCGGAATACAAGCGGCGCCAGTACCCGCCGGGCACGAAGATCTCGGCGAAGGGCTTCGGCAAGGACCGGCGCCTGCCCATCACCAACGCGTGGCGGGAACGGGGATAG
- a CDS encoding multicopper oxidase family protein: MRISVPTRRALLRTSALAVAAAGAVAAARPLPDPSCSASAGAPGAPGAPGSAGTLPAPADDAKPGAGTRTVRLTAVAGRVDLGGRTVTTWTYGGALPGREIRVTAGETLAVTLANHLPQPTTLHWHGVVVPNAMDGVPGLTQRAVRAGGDFAYRFPPRSPGTYWYHSHAGVQADRGLYGPLIVEDPHEPLGYDTEWVVVLDDWLDGVGGRSPEATLRKLLGGRGSSMDMADDGRSGSAAADDGRSGNGAAHGSRRAGDRPHRGRSALLGGPGGNVAYPCYLVNGRTAGAPEVFGARPGQRVRIRLINASGDTAFRVALGGHRMTVTHTDGHPVRHTDTDALLLAMGERYDVLVTVRDGVFPLTALAEGKGAAARALLRTASGTAPKASARPRELDGRLVSAGELLAEDSVALDDRRPDRTLRLRLTGSMKTYDWAFDGKPYDPRQAHELRAGERVRLVLTNATKMWHPVHLHGHVFALTGTQDGPGARKDTAIVLPGRTVVADFDAGNPGVWMLHCHNAYHQEAGMMTLLRY; this comes from the coding sequence ATGCGTATTTCTGTCCCCACCCGACGTGCCCTGCTCCGGACCAGTGCCCTCGCGGTCGCCGCAGCCGGTGCCGTCGCCGCCGCCCGTCCACTGCCCGACCCGTCCTGCTCCGCGTCGGCAGGCGCCCCCGGAGCCCCCGGCGCCCCTGGCTCCGCCGGCACGCTTCCCGCCCCGGCCGACGACGCGAAACCCGGCGCGGGCACCCGTACGGTCCGGCTCACCGCCGTCGCCGGCAGGGTCGACCTCGGCGGACGCACCGTCACCACATGGACGTACGGTGGCGCCCTGCCCGGTCGGGAGATCAGGGTCACCGCGGGCGAGACGCTCGCCGTCACGCTCGCCAACCACCTGCCGCAGCCGACCACCCTGCACTGGCACGGCGTCGTGGTGCCCAACGCCATGGACGGCGTCCCCGGCCTCACCCAGCGCGCGGTCCGGGCGGGCGGCGACTTCGCCTACCGGTTCCCGCCGCGCTCCCCGGGCACGTACTGGTACCACTCGCACGCCGGGGTGCAGGCGGACCGCGGCCTGTACGGGCCGCTGATCGTGGAGGACCCGCACGAGCCGCTCGGCTACGACACCGAGTGGGTCGTCGTGCTCGACGACTGGCTGGACGGGGTGGGCGGCCGGAGCCCCGAGGCGACGCTGAGGAAGCTGCTCGGCGGCCGGGGCAGCAGTATGGACATGGCCGACGACGGCAGGAGCGGGAGCGCTGCCGCCGACGACGGCAGGAGCGGGAACGGCGCCGCGCACGGCTCCCGCCGGGCCGGTGACCGGCCGCACCGGGGCAGGAGTGCCCTGCTCGGCGGGCCCGGCGGCAACGTGGCCTACCCCTGCTACCTGGTCAACGGGCGGACGGCGGGCGCCCCCGAGGTGTTCGGCGCACGGCCCGGGCAGCGTGTCCGGATCCGGCTGATCAACGCGAGCGGCGACACCGCCTTCCGGGTCGCGCTCGGCGGCCACCGGATGACGGTGACGCACACCGACGGCCACCCGGTGCGGCACACCGACACGGACGCGCTGCTGCTGGCCATGGGCGAGCGGTACGACGTCCTGGTGACCGTGCGGGACGGCGTCTTCCCGCTGACCGCCCTCGCCGAGGGCAAGGGCGCGGCGGCGCGGGCGCTGCTGCGCACCGCGAGCGGTACGGCGCCGAAGGCCTCGGCGCGGCCGAGGGAACTGGACGGGCGGCTGGTGTCGGCCGGCGAGCTCCTCGCGGAGGACTCGGTGGCGCTGGACGACCGGCGGCCGGACCGGACGCTGCGGTTGCGGCTGACCGGGAGCATGAAGACGTACGACTGGGCGTTCGACGGGAAGCCGTACGACCCCCGGCAGGCGCACGAACTGCGGGCCGGGGAGCGGGTGCGGCTGGTGCTGACCAACGCGACGAAGATGTGGCACCCGGTCCATCTGCACGGGCATGTGTTCGCCCTGACCGGGACACAGGACGGGCCGGGGGCACGGAAGGACACGGCGATCGTGCTGCCGGGGCGGACTGTGGTGGCGGACTTCGACGCGGGGAATCCGGGAGTGTGGATGCTGCACTGTCACAACGCGTATCACCAGGAGGCGGGGATGATGACGTTGCTGCGGTACTGA